From Kiritimatiellia bacterium:
GCTGGGCATGGCCTTGCCCTGGCCGTTTGCCGGGGCGGGGCTTTCTTTTCTTCCCAAACCCGGCAAGTGGATGGCACGGGTCAAGCATGTCTTTGCGGCGGTTATACTGCTGGCATCGGTTTACTATTTTTACATGGGCGCGAAATTGCTTTCTGCCGGATATAATTTTCCGGCGGACGCCGGGCGCGGCGCGGCGGCCCTTGTCCGCGATGCGGATGGCAAATGGCTGGATTTTCCGGAAGGTTTGGCGGCGGCGGACAGGGAGCAAAAGCCGGTCCTGATTTATTTCTGGGCAACCTGGTGCAAAAGCTGCCGGACAATGAGCGCAACGACGCTTAAGTATCCGCTGGTTGAGAAAAGGATGAATGATTTCATCCTGATAAAATACGATGCGGAAAATCCAGCGGACGAGGCAACAAAAACAATTCTGCGCGAATTCGGCGTGCTGGGCCTGCCGACTTTTGTGGTGCTGTCGCCGGCGGCGCAGGACGGATAGATTTTTTGCGTGCGCCAGTGTTTAAAGAGACCGGCTTTTCAGGCTTGTTTGCCGCATGCGGATTTGGCATACTGGGCATCATGTTTGATATTGTTTTCCGCCGTTTTGAGAGTCTTTCCGCTCTGGATACCGCGGTGGCCGCACTGCTCCGGCATCATTTTGAGCGTGAATATCCCTGCCATCATGCCGTTATGCTTGCCGGCGGCAAAACCCCTTTCGGCGCGTATCGCATTGTGGCCGGTTCAAAATGCGTTGTTTCCCGCGGCCTGCGGGTTTTCGTCAGCGATGAGCGCCTGGTGCCGATAACATCGCCGGAAAGCAATTGCGGAAATATGCGTTTCATGTTTGAGGCTTTGGGCCTTGCGGAGAGCCAGATTATCGGCGTCAGCCCGGATTTGCAGCCGGAATTGGCGGCCGAGCGATACGACCGGGCTCTGCGCGCTTTTTTTAACGGCGGCGGGATCATTCCGCTCGGCCTGCTCGGCCTGGGCGCCGACGGGCATACCGCCTCGCTTTTTTCCCGGGAAGACCTGGCGCGCGGCCGCGGGCGCTACGCCATTGCGTCTGCCGGGCCCGGGGGAGTTAGGCGCGTGAGTGTCAGCGTTGACATGCTTGCCAGGATTCAACAAGTGATTTTTGTCGCGGCCGGCCAGGATAAGGAGGCGATAGCTGGCAAATTGCGCAATTGTCCCGCCAAGGTAACGGCTGGGCTGGCGGCGGCCGGGATTAAAATGAAACAATTGTGGTTTGCGGCGTAATTCTGCTTGCAAAAGCAGCCTTTTGCAAGCGGCTCAATGAAATAAACAACTGCTGTGAAACGTCAGCACTGATACAAGGAGATGATTTGCATGAAATTTTTCAAGTCGTCCGATTTGATTGAAATACTGACCCCGAAACAGGATGCGCCGGATTTTGAAACCGACTTGCGCACTTTTGGCGAACGCTATAAAAAAATCATGGATCACAACGGCGTGGCTTCCATCACCGACAACCCGCTGGGCAACCTTCACTTTGCCGCGCCGGAAGTGCTTTCCTATCTTTCCCTGGAAATTGACCCGGAACTATGCCTCATCCATCTCAACACTTTTCACGCCAAAAAAGATTTGGACGCTCTGCTGACCCAGGCGAAAGAGATGGGGGTCCGTTACCTGCTTTGCGTCAGCGGCGACGGCAGCCAGCGCCTGGCCCGGCTGGCTCCGTCCGACCTCGGCGTAAACGTTGAGACGGTTACTTCCGTGGAACTGCTCGCTTACATTGAAAAGGCCTACGGCGGCCATTTCATCTGCGGCGCAGCCTTCAACCATTACGAGCCGGTTGAACATGAAATGCTGAAAATGAAGCGCAAGATTGCCGCCGGCGCAAAATTTATCATTACCCAGCCGGTGATCGGGCGCAACGAACTGGTCTTGAGCCTTTCGCAATTCGGCGTGCCGGTCTTTGCCGAGGCCTGGATGACCAAAAGAATTGACCTGCTCCAGCAGTGCCTCGGCTCAGAAGTTACCGGATTGCCGGTGGTATACGACCCCCTTGCCAATCTGCAGGTTTTGCGGGAAAGTTATCCGGATTACGGAATTTACTATTCATTGCTCGGCTTTAAACGCGACTGGAACGGCATTATCATAAAACGGGAGGCCCAATGAAAAAAAAG
This genomic window contains:
- a CDS encoding methylenetetrahydrofolate reductase, translated to MKFFKSSDLIEILTPKQDAPDFETDLRTFGERYKKIMDHNGVASITDNPLGNLHFAAPEVLSYLSLEIDPELCLIHLNTFHAKKDLDALLTQAKEMGVRYLLCVSGDGSQRLARLAPSDLGVNVETVTSVELLAYIEKAYGGHFICGAAFNHYEPVEHEMLKMKRKIAAGAKFIITQPVIGRNELVLSLSQFGVPVFAEAWMTKRIDLLQQCLGSEVTGLPVVYDPLANLQVLRESYPDYGIYYSLLGFKRDWNGIIIKREAQ
- a CDS encoding 6-phosphogluconolactonase, whose protein sequence is MFDIVFRRFESLSALDTAVAALLRHHFEREYPCHHAVMLAGGKTPFGAYRIVAGSKCVVSRGLRVFVSDERLVPITSPESNCGNMRFMFEALGLAESQIIGVSPDLQPELAAERYDRALRAFFNGGGIIPLGLLGLGADGHTASLFSREDLARGRGRYAIASAGPGGVRRVSVSVDMLARIQQVIFVAAGQDKEAIAGKLRNCPAKVTAGLAAAGIKMKQLWFAA